In one window of uncultured Acetobacteroides sp. DNA:
- the gldA gene encoding gliding motility-associated ABC transporter ATP-binding subunit GldA produces the protein MSILVEGVTKLYGEQVALNQVSFSIPSNQVVGFLGPNGAGKSTMMKILTGYIPATSGKAFVDGIDVLLNPIEAKRIIGYLPENNPLYQDFYVKEYLEFVGGIYKVENLKARIKEVIDITGIGYEQNKKIGSLSKGYKQRVGLAQALIHNPRVLILDEPTSGLDPNQIVEIRSLIEQIGREKTVMLSTHIMQEVEAICQNIIIIDKGYIVANGSTKEIASLALDSKMVTVEFEKEPSSDIIEQLAGFGKIVRQDGARFTINSSDNVDIRPKLFNFAVANGLSIVQLQEQEAHLENVFRSLTGKKDM, from the coding sequence ATGTCAATACTAGTAGAAGGGGTTACCAAACTTTACGGCGAGCAGGTTGCGCTCAACCAGGTATCCTTTAGCATACCATCTAACCAGGTTGTTGGTTTTCTTGGTCCTAACGGAGCTGGGAAATCTACCATGATGAAGATTCTTACGGGTTACATCCCTGCCACATCGGGTAAAGCCTTTGTTGATGGGATTGATGTGCTGCTGAATCCTATAGAAGCAAAGCGTATTATCGGATATCTACCAGAAAATAACCCCTTATACCAAGACTTTTACGTTAAGGAGTACCTAGAGTTTGTGGGAGGTATATATAAGGTAGAAAACCTTAAGGCTCGGATTAAAGAGGTGATCGATATTACGGGTATTGGCTACGAGCAGAATAAGAAAATTGGATCGCTCTCGAAGGGATACAAGCAGCGTGTTGGGCTTGCCCAGGCGCTTATTCACAACCCCAGAGTGCTGATTCTAGATGAACCAACTTCTGGGCTCGATCCTAACCAAATTGTAGAGATACGTTCCCTTATTGAGCAAATTGGTCGCGAGAAAACTGTAATGCTCTCGACGCACATTATGCAGGAGGTTGAGGCTATATGCCAGAATATCATAATTATAGATAAAGGATATATTGTAGCAAATGGTTCAACTAAGGAAATTGCAAGTTTGGCACTCGATTCGAAAATGGTAACTGTGGAATTCGAAAAAGAGCCTAGCAGCGATATTATTGAACAGCTTGCGGGCTTTGGTAAAATTGTACGTCAGGATGGAGCACGGTTTACAATCAATTCTTCTGATAATGTTGACATTAGACCCAAATTGTTTAACTTTGCAGTTGCGAATGGATTGAGCATTGTGCAGCTGCAGGAGCAGGAGGCGCATCTTGAAAATGTATTCCGTTCGCTTACAGGAAAGAAAGACATGTAA
- a CDS encoding putative sulfate exporter family transporter — translation MLKQTPHLFYSMLALVAILCLFDLINAPVALLLGVVVAQLWSSPMPKATSKLSKYILQYSIVGLGFGINLVHAAKAGTTGLAVTALSITLTLLVGMVIGRRLGIGRNISLLISSGTAICGGSAIAAVAPVVGAKDDETSVSLATIFLLNAIALLIFPFIGRLLDMSQLQFGFWSAIAIHDTSSVVGAASVFGSDALNIATTIKLERSLWIVPVSLLFSYLYGGGGKRASVPLFIILFVVSMVVGTYLPIPHGLLLGVTSVARRTLNVALFLIGMGLSFKAIRSVGVRPIVLGVTIWLIVGVVSLYGIRVFL, via the coding sequence ATGCTTAAGCAGACTCCGCATCTTTTCTACTCAATGCTCGCATTGGTAGCCATTCTATGCCTCTTCGACCTTATTAATGCTCCTGTTGCCCTTTTATTGGGCGTTGTAGTAGCCCAACTATGGAGTAGTCCAATGCCTAAAGCGACATCGAAGCTATCCAAGTATATTCTACAGTACTCTATTGTGGGACTTGGATTTGGGATCAACCTGGTACATGCCGCAAAGGCGGGAACAACAGGGTTGGCCGTTACGGCATTGAGCATTACGCTAACCCTGCTTGTAGGTATGGTTATTGGCCGTAGGTTAGGTATCGGAAGGAATATCTCTTTGCTGATATCCTCGGGTACCGCCATCTGTGGAGGAAGTGCCATTGCCGCTGTTGCTCCAGTAGTTGGCGCAAAGGATGATGAAACCTCGGTTTCGCTGGCCACCATCTTTCTGCTTAATGCGATAGCGCTGCTGATTTTCCCCTTTATTGGTAGATTGCTAGATATGAGTCAGCTGCAGTTTGGCTTTTGGTCGGCTATTGCGATACACGACACCAGCTCGGTGGTGGGTGCTGCTAGCGTTTTTGGGAGCGATGCGCTGAATATAGCCACCACCATTAAGCTGGAGCGTAGCTTATGGATTGTTCCTGTTTCGCTGCTCTTTTCGTACCTCTACGGTGGAGGAGGGAAGAGGGCCAGCGTTCCTCTCTTTATCATACTTTTTGTGGTATCGATGGTTGTTGGAACCTATCTGCCCATTCCGCATGGCCTGCTGTTGGGCGTAACCTCCGTTGCCCGACGAACGCTTAACGTTGCGCTATTCCTTATTGGGATGGGGCTATCCTTTAAGGCCATCCGTAGCGTAGGGGTTAGGCCCATTGTGTTGGGTGTTACAATTTGGCTTATTGTTGGGGTGGTATCGCTATACGGCATACGTGTTTTCCTCTAG
- a CDS encoding AMP-binding protein produces the protein METSFIKEFERTIKENWERKALTDYKGDTYHYKDVARRIEKIHLIFERCGVEKGDKIALVGKNSSNWAITFIASVTYGAVIVPILHEFKVDNIHHIINHSEAKVVFAGESYIEQLDEKKMPQLNSIVNLADFTITFDAFNNEIEHLTHKVNALYEEKFPNGLQPSDICYEAEKSVEDLCLLNYTSGTTGYSKGVMLPYRSLMANYRFAQDVLNIERGEKVVSLLPLAHAYGAAFEFIYEFLEGVEIVFLTKNLSPKIILDAFGDVKPRIILLVPLILEKIYKKEILPKISTPAMKVMLSIPGIRNIIYNKINDKITSLFGGNFIEVIIGGAALNPEVDAFLKKIGFRYTVGYGMTECGPIIAYAPYDDTRVGSCGKIVKRLQLKVNSSDPYNEAGEILVKGENVMLGYYKNEDATSAVLDETGWMHTGDLGVIDREGFIYIKGRSKNMILGPSGQNIYPEEIENKLNNLPFVSESLVVENNSRLVALVFPDVDAAKSSGIKEDELHSHFERTRHELNRQLPAFCQLSALKLREEEFEKTPKKSIKRFLYQTEA, from the coding sequence ATGGAAACATCATTTATAAAAGAGTTTGAACGCACGATAAAGGAAAATTGGGAACGGAAGGCATTAACGGACTATAAGGGTGATACGTACCACTACAAAGATGTAGCTCGCAGGATAGAGAAGATACACCTTATCTTCGAACGTTGCGGAGTGGAAAAGGGAGATAAGATAGCCCTTGTTGGTAAGAATTCATCGAACTGGGCTATAACTTTTATAGCTTCGGTAACCTATGGTGCGGTAATTGTTCCCATCCTTCACGAGTTCAAGGTTGACAACATCCATCATATCATAAACCATTCTGAGGCAAAGGTGGTTTTTGCTGGAGAATCCTACATCGAACAGCTTGACGAAAAGAAGATGCCGCAGCTTAACTCGATTGTTAATCTTGCGGACTTTACCATTACCTTCGATGCCTTTAATAATGAGATTGAGCATCTGACCCATAAGGTAAATGCTCTTTACGAGGAGAAGTTCCCTAATGGGCTACAGCCATCGGATATCTGTTACGAGGCAGAGAAAAGCGTCGAAGATCTTTGTCTTTTAAACTATACCTCGGGTACAACCGGATACTCTAAAGGGGTAATGTTACCCTACCGTAGTCTGATGGCGAACTATCGCTTTGCCCAGGATGTTCTGAATATCGAAAGGGGTGAGAAGGTGGTTTCGCTGCTACCTTTGGCGCACGCTTACGGTGCTGCATTCGAGTTTATCTACGAATTCCTAGAGGGGGTAGAAATAGTCTTCCTCACAAAGAATCTCTCACCAAAGATTATCCTCGATGCTTTTGGCGATGTAAAGCCCCGTATCATTCTTTTGGTTCCGCTTATTCTCGAAAAGATCTACAAGAAGGAGATCCTTCCGAAGATTTCGACTCCTGCCATGAAGGTGATGCTCTCGATTCCTGGTATCCGTAATATCATCTATAATAAGATAAACGATAAGATTACCTCGCTATTTGGAGGGAACTTCATTGAGGTAATTATTGGGGGTGCTGCGCTGAACCCCGAGGTGGATGCATTCCTTAAGAAGATAGGGTTTCGCTATACCGTTGGTTACGGCATGACCGAGTGTGGACCCATTATCGCCTATGCCCCTTACGATGATACCCGGGTGGGATCGTGTGGTAAGATTGTAAAGAGGCTTCAGCTTAAGGTTAACTCTAGCGATCCTTACAACGAGGCGGGAGAGATACTGGTTAAGGGCGAGAATGTGATGCTCGGCTACTATAAGAATGAGGATGCTACCTCTGCCGTTCTTGATGAAACTGGTTGGATGCATACCGGAGATCTTGGCGTAATCGATAGAGAAGGCTTTATCTACATAAAGGGGCGTAGCAAGAACATGATTCTTGGTCCTTCGGGGCAGAATATCTACCCAGAAGAGATAGAGAACAAGCTCAACAACCTGCCTTTTGTTAGCGAGTCGCTGGTTGTGGAGAATAACTCGCGCCTTGTGGCGCTTGTATTCCCAGATGTTGATGCGGCAAAGAGTTCGGGAATAAAGGAGGATGAGCTGCATAGCCATTTCGAGAGAACACGGCACGAGCTTAATCGGCAGCTCCCTGCCTTCTGTCAGCTTTCGGCATTAAAGCTCCGTGAAGAAGAGTTTGAGAAAACGCCGAAGAAGAGCATTAAGCGCTTCCTCTACCAAACCGAAGCATAA
- a CDS encoding polysaccharide biosynthesis tyrosine autokinase, with amino-acid sequence MDSREIEQLLAEETLDFKKYINLVLRYWYWFVISLVFCLGLAYIATRTTHNVYQVDATILIRDDKNSKSNTGAEALLSELSLVNNTKSIQNEIGIIKSYTIAYNTIKELESFHTTYKLVGSSTFKQNVVYKDIPFRIVFNSAYENPTGLDITVEFTDGDNFIAKVNNGDFSEPKSIGQKVVIDNFAFTILPTACYSEKVLSGKTYVITRNDLNTLANQYKNKVTVNLVDKNASLISLSTTGQSADQEADYLNKLIEVYVRQGLEEKNQIAKNTIDFIDNQLFGMRDSLQRAEIQLRNFRTSNRILDIDKESSMLLDKLKDLQTSKATAEINQRYFAYLKNYLHKRDKYSDVVAPYTLGIADVQLVNLLNDLTQLSSERENMKMSVKQSNPALQQLEVKIRNVKEALMEKVNSLIATNKLSNDDIDSQINKIESNISSLPVNEQLLINKTKMYDLLDKMYTYLLEKKSEASIAKASNISDCKIVDPALPINAELKQPKPKMNYALGFILGLLIPLIVIILRDYFDNKIRSIKDLTGKLPNVSMLATLDHSQLPVDIPVIERPKSRLSESFRALRTNINYFVHGKKSITLLTTSLISGEGKTFCASNLAAIYALSGKRTLLIGLDLRKPKIQKMFEQTNHHGMSGYLSEQGTFDKALMTTSISNLWIAVSGPIPPNPSELIGSPRMEQFLAEAREQFDCIIIDTPPVGIVTDARIIFDKVDLVLFVTRLGVSPKETVEYCKELHANLGNKMALVINDFDSKKSYSSYSKYHYGYNKYYQSEYYEN; translated from the coding sequence ATGGATTCAAGAGAAATAGAGCAGCTGTTGGCCGAAGAAACGCTTGATTTTAAGAAATATATAAACCTTGTACTACGCTACTGGTACTGGTTTGTTATATCATTGGTATTCTGCTTGGGATTGGCGTATATAGCCACACGAACAACACACAACGTTTACCAAGTTGATGCAACCATCCTGATTAGAGATGACAAAAACTCGAAATCAAATACAGGAGCAGAAGCACTCCTAAGCGAGCTAAGCTTAGTGAACAATACCAAAAGTATTCAAAACGAGATCGGTATTATTAAATCGTACACAATTGCCTACAATACGATTAAAGAGCTTGAGAGTTTTCACACCACCTATAAGCTTGTAGGAAGCAGCACCTTCAAGCAGAATGTTGTTTATAAAGATATTCCATTTCGCATTGTTTTCAATTCAGCCTACGAGAATCCCACAGGATTAGACATTACTGTTGAGTTTACCGATGGCGATAACTTTATTGCAAAGGTTAATAACGGCGATTTCTCTGAGCCAAAATCAATAGGACAAAAAGTTGTTATAGACAACTTTGCCTTTACCATCCTTCCAACTGCCTGCTATAGCGAAAAGGTGCTTTCGGGGAAAACTTACGTTATTACCCGAAACGATTTAAACACCTTGGCAAATCAGTATAAGAACAAGGTAACAGTAAACCTTGTAGACAAGAATGCATCGCTTATTTCGCTCTCCACCACAGGACAATCAGCCGACCAGGAGGCCGACTACCTTAACAAGCTTATTGAGGTATATGTCCGCCAAGGACTTGAAGAGAAAAACCAAATTGCAAAAAACACCATTGATTTTATTGATAACCAGCTGTTCGGAATGCGCGACTCGCTTCAACGTGCTGAGATTCAGCTGCGCAACTTCAGAACAAGCAACCGAATACTGGATATCGATAAGGAATCGAGCATGCTGCTGGATAAACTTAAGGATCTGCAAACCAGCAAGGCAACTGCTGAAATAAACCAACGCTACTTTGCCTACCTTAAAAATTACCTCCATAAGCGAGATAAGTATTCTGACGTTGTTGCACCATATACGCTAGGCATAGCAGATGTACAGCTGGTTAATCTGCTTAACGACCTAACGCAGCTGAGTAGCGAGCGCGAAAATATGAAAATGAGCGTTAAGCAAAGCAACCCGGCACTCCAACAACTCGAAGTAAAGATCCGCAATGTCAAGGAGGCGCTGATGGAGAAGGTCAACAGCTTAATAGCCACCAATAAACTATCCAACGACGATATAGACTCACAGATCAATAAGATCGAGTCAAATATCTCCTCGTTGCCAGTTAACGAACAGCTGCTCATCAACAAGACAAAGATGTACGACCTACTCGATAAGATGTACACCTACCTACTCGAGAAGAAGTCGGAAGCATCTATTGCAAAGGCGTCCAACATTTCCGATTGCAAGATTGTAGATCCGGCCCTTCCCATAAATGCCGAACTTAAGCAGCCTAAACCTAAGATGAACTATGCCCTAGGTTTTATCCTCGGCTTGCTCATTCCGCTGATCGTAATTATCCTTCGCGATTACTTCGACAACAAGATTCGCTCCATAAAAGACCTAACAGGCAAGCTACCCAATGTGTCGATGCTCGCCACCCTCGACCACTCGCAGCTACCGGTTGATATTCCGGTTATAGAGCGTCCAAAATCGAGGTTGTCGGAATCGTTCCGTGCATTGCGTACAAACATCAACTACTTTGTCCACGGCAAGAAGAGCATAACCCTGCTCACCACCTCGCTCATTAGCGGTGAGGGTAAAACATTTTGCGCTAGCAACCTAGCGGCAATATACGCGCTATCAGGTAAGCGCACGCTTCTTATTGGCCTCGACCTTCGCAAGCCAAAGATTCAGAAGATGTTTGAGCAGACTAACCACCACGGCATGAGTGGCTACCTAAGCGAACAGGGCACCTTCGATAAGGCGCTGATGACCACATCCATTTCAAACTTATGGATTGCTGTTTCTGGACCAATTCCACCAAACCCTTCGGAGCTTATTGGATCACCCCGAATGGAGCAGTTTCTGGCAGAAGCCCGCGAGCAGTTCGACTGCATCATCATCGATACGCCTCCTGTTGGCATAGTTACCGATGCCCGCATCATTTTTGACAAGGTAGATCTGGTGCTGTTTGTTACCCGTCTGGGCGTTTCTCCGAAGGAGACTGTCGAGTACTGCAAGGAGCTGCATGCTAACCTTGGCAACAAAATGGCGCTGGTGATTAACGACTTCGATTCGAAGAAAAGCTACTCCAGCTACAGCAAGTACCACTACGGCTACAACAAGTACTACCAGAGCGAGTACTACGAGAACTAG
- a CDS encoding SPFH domain-containing protein gives MNNNGSFAALLFVLVAAAGLGLAFAVDGSLSSPLSIIILIGFSVLAVVVASATKVADQWNRAVVLRLGKFHQLQGPGLFFIVPIIDSIPYWIDIRVISTSFNAEKTLTKDTVPVDVDAVLFWKVIDPKKAAMDVADYRSAISWASQTALRDVIGKTMLAEMLEGRDKISTLLQCIIDERTEPWGINVISVEVKDVLIPEGLEAAMSMQAQAERERQARVILGDSERQIAEKFEEASKTYANNPTAFHLRAMNMLYEGLKTNSTIVIVPSTAIESMGLGITAGFNNLPKNPLSNG, from the coding sequence ATGAATAACAACGGATCATTTGCAGCGCTTCTATTCGTATTGGTAGCTGCTGCGGGGCTCGGTTTGGCGTTTGCCGTTGACGGCAGCCTCTCCTCGCCTTTGAGTATCATCATTCTTATTGGGTTTTCGGTTCTGGCGGTCGTGGTAGCTTCGGCGACCAAGGTGGCCGACCAGTGGAACCGGGCTGTGGTGCTGCGCCTGGGCAAGTTTCATCAGCTTCAGGGGCCAGGACTCTTCTTTATCGTTCCCATTATCGATAGCATTCCGTACTGGATAGACATCCGGGTGATCAGCACGTCCTTTAACGCCGAGAAGACGCTTACCAAGGATACCGTGCCGGTGGATGTTGATGCAGTTCTATTCTGGAAGGTCATCGATCCGAAGAAGGCGGCCATGGATGTGGCCGATTACCGAAGCGCCATCAGCTGGGCCTCGCAAACGGCCCTTCGCGATGTGATTGGCAAGACGATGCTGGCCGAGATGCTGGAGGGGCGCGATAAGATCAGCACGCTGCTCCAGTGCATCATCGACGAGCGAACGGAGCCTTGGGGGATCAACGTGATATCGGTGGAGGTGAAGGATGTGCTGATCCCCGAGGGATTGGAAGCCGCCATGTCCATGCAGGCGCAGGCCGAGCGCGAGCGCCAGGCGAGGGTTATCCTTGGCGATTCGGAGCGTCAGATTGCCGAAAAGTTCGAGGAGGCCTCCAAAACCTACGCCAATAACCCCACGGCGTTCCACCTCCGCGCCATGAACATGCTCTACGAGGGGCTGAAAACCAATTCTACCATTGTAATCGTGCCCAGCACGGCCATCGAGAGCATGGGGCTAGGCATCACTGCCGGCTTCAACAACCTCCCGAAGAATCCGCTAAGCAACGGCTAA
- a CDS encoding glycosyltransferase, whose amino-acid sequence MKVSVKMITYNHAPYIAQAIEGVLAQQTTFPVQLVIGDDGSTDGTPDIIRDYAARYPDRITAAIREANVGMVANFFDLDSYIDGDYLAFCEGDDYWDDPHKLQMQINLLEQNRDYGLIYTDVRQYVEGVGFRAYKPAKAPSGSVLIDLLNGNFISTVTVLVRTSIYNEVRESVHEAVLQNKWRMIDYPLWIEAARNHKIAHYPHPTAVYRVLGESASHSVDPQRQIGFVKSVLDVVSYYVNLFAIFEECHKGIASKVYKMYRIALKYGLPSLNSYREEFHRLGSCSNKTRFYLYLSKHALTEKLLAVMLRCL is encoded by the coding sequence ATGAAGGTTTCGGTAAAGATGATAACCTACAACCATGCACCGTATATTGCTCAGGCAATAGAGGGGGTGCTGGCTCAGCAAACCACCTTCCCGGTGCAGCTGGTGATTGGCGACGATGGCTCTACTGATGGGACTCCTGATATTATTCGCGACTATGCAGCCCGCTATCCCGATAGAATAACGGCAGCTATCCGTGAGGCCAACGTTGGTATGGTTGCCAACTTCTTCGATTTGGATTCCTACATCGATGGCGATTATCTGGCCTTTTGCGAGGGAGATGATTACTGGGATGATCCCCATAAGCTGCAGATGCAGATTAACCTTTTGGAGCAAAATAGGGACTATGGCCTGATATATACGGATGTAAGGCAGTATGTGGAAGGTGTAGGGTTCAGAGCGTATAAGCCTGCCAAGGCGCCATCGGGTAGCGTGCTTATCGATTTGCTAAACGGGAACTTTATCTCTACGGTTACCGTTTTGGTGCGAACATCGATATATAACGAGGTGCGCGAATCGGTACACGAGGCTGTTCTGCAGAACAAGTGGCGCATGATTGACTATCCGCTGTGGATAGAGGCCGCACGTAACCATAAGATTGCGCATTACCCTCATCCAACTGCTGTTTACCGGGTTCTTGGCGAGTCTGCTTCGCACTCGGTTGATCCCCAGCGGCAGATCGGCTTTGTAAAGTCGGTGCTCGATGTGGTGAGCTACTACGTCAACCTTTTCGCCATTTTTGAGGAATGCCACAAGGGGATTGCCAGCAAGGTGTACAAGATGTATCGCATAGCCCTAAAGTACGGCTTACCCTCTCTTAATTCGTATCGCGAAGAATTTCATCGGCTTGGCTCATGTTCGAATAAAACACGATTTTACCTCTACCTCTCCAAGCATGCGCTTACCGAGAAGCTGCTGGCCGTAATGCTCCGATGCCTCTAG
- a CDS encoding LysR family transcriptional regulator, which translates to MLDFKVKVFYSAATSLSFTRAAHDNLISQPAVSKAIRQLEQQLGHSLFERTGSKLVLTPAGILFKEHVEKAIVEEKQLLFDLGMLTNQHKGSFTLGASTTISQYIIPKILLQFSNNYPQLEVKLLSGNTSDIEQAALGKSIDLGIVEGLSHRSGLRYVPFREDRLRVVCHRSNPLYSRGSISLELLKAQPLILRENGSGTLEVIEHSLRDCGLRISDLNVKLYLGSTESIKNALEAGTCIAILSEETIKSEVREGSFKMLQLAEVEFPRTLNFILPHGASAGIAESFIQFALLKQ; encoded by the coding sequence ATGCTCGATTTTAAGGTTAAGGTATTCTACTCTGCTGCAACGTCGCTTAGCTTTACACGAGCGGCTCACGACAACCTCATTTCGCAGCCTGCGGTAAGCAAGGCTATCCGGCAGTTGGAGCAGCAGCTGGGGCATTCGCTTTTCGAGCGTACTGGTAGCAAGCTGGTGCTAACTCCTGCTGGGATTCTCTTTAAGGAGCATGTGGAGAAGGCTATCGTAGAGGAGAAGCAGCTGCTCTTTGATTTGGGGATGCTTACCAACCAGCATAAGGGTTCGTTTACGCTTGGGGCTTCTACCACCATTTCGCAGTACATCATCCCCAAAATACTGCTGCAGTTTAGCAACAACTACCCGCAGCTGGAGGTTAAGCTTCTTAGCGGCAACACCAGCGATATCGAACAGGCGGCCCTTGGCAAGAGTATCGACCTGGGGATTGTAGAGGGGCTTAGCCATCGTAGCGGATTGCGCTATGTTCCCTTTAGGGAGGATCGGTTAAGGGTGGTTTGCCATCGTTCGAACCCGCTTTACTCGCGCGGGAGCATCAGCCTTGAGCTGCTGAAGGCACAGCCGCTCATTCTTCGGGAGAATGGCTCGGGAACGCTTGAGGTTATTGAGCATTCGTTGCGGGATTGTGGTTTGCGGATTAGCGATCTGAACGTTAAGCTTTACCTCGGTAGCACCGAGAGCATCAAGAATGCCCTCGAAGCGGGAACTTGCATTGCCATCCTATCGGAAGAAACCATTAAGAGCGAGGTACGTGAAGGCTCTTTTAAAATGCTTCAGCTCGCGGAGGTGGAGTTTCCCAGAACGCTTAACTTTATTCTTCCCCACGGTGCATCGGCTGGCATTGCGGAGTCGTTTATTCAGTTTGCGCTGCTTAAGCAATAG
- a CDS encoding polysaccharide biosynthesis/export family protein: MRKELTFVALLLLLLVTSSCNKHSQLLYLQSQGAAKPAKAQQEEYRISAKDEIYIQITSMLNKEINNLFSTSNSNSNMMGNMLNSDVGIYVNTYSVCDSGYVEIPLIGKVDAEGKTLNEFTSSVKKKALEYVNDAVVVIKLMSFRVTVIGEVKKPTVITNYHDRLSILEAIAQAGDMTDYADRQKVTIVRTLKGENTTIPIDLNSRSLLSNPGYNLQPGDVVIVDPRKGKTTQMNIPTYSIFLSSVSTLILLLNYIVK, from the coding sequence ATGCGTAAAGAATTGACATTTGTTGCCTTACTGCTGCTCTTGTTAGTAACAAGTTCTTGCAATAAGCACAGCCAACTCCTCTACCTGCAAAGCCAAGGAGCTGCCAAGCCAGCAAAGGCTCAGCAAGAGGAGTATCGGATATCAGCCAAAGATGAAATTTACATCCAAATTACCAGCATGCTGAATAAGGAGATTAATAATCTGTTTAGCACTAGCAACAGCAATTCCAACATGATGGGTAATATGCTTAATAGCGATGTAGGCATCTATGTAAATACTTACTCGGTATGTGATTCTGGCTACGTAGAGATTCCGCTAATTGGTAAGGTAGATGCAGAAGGAAAGACCCTCAACGAATTTACCTCATCTGTCAAAAAAAAGGCGCTGGAATACGTAAACGATGCTGTTGTTGTTATTAAGTTGATGAGCTTTAGAGTTACCGTAATTGGCGAGGTAAAGAAACCTACCGTAATTACCAACTACCACGACAGACTCTCCATACTGGAAGCTATTGCTCAAGCTGGAGATATGACCGACTATGCAGACCGTCAAAAGGTAACCATCGTCCGTACCTTAAAGGGCGAAAACACCACCATCCCAATCGATTTAAACTCCAGATCACTCCTATCAAACCCTGGCTACAACCTTCAACCAGGCGATGTGGTGATTGTAGATCCACGAAAAGGAAAAACTACCCAAATGAATATACCCACATACTCTATATTCTTAAGTTCCGTTTCCACCTTAATTCTCCTACTTAACTATATAGTAAAATAG
- a CDS encoding ROK family protein — translation MKSVVVGIDVGGTNTAFGIVDKDGNFYGEGSIPTKTYPSFEDWAQSIHDAIMQTLKQQNEQIEIIGIGIGAPNGNYYNGCIENAVNLSWSGKVDVVGKIKELFGNNKLVVLTNDANAAAVGEMVYGGAKGMKDFIVITLGTGLGSGVVANNQMILGCDGNAGELGHVIIERGGRSCGCGRKGCLETYVSATGIKRTVFELLANENIPSTLRSYSFNDLTSEMIYKAAVAGDAIALKAFDETGKRLGYALADFSAFSTPEAFFLFGGLAKAGELILEPTKRYMEESTCIIYKNKIKVLLSELNDKNAAVLGAAALAWSELS, via the coding sequence ATGAAGAGCGTTGTTGTTGGCATTGATGTTGGGGGAACAAATACTGCCTTTGGCATAGTAGATAAGGATGGAAACTTCTACGGCGAGGGTTCTATCCCAACAAAAACATATCCTTCTTTTGAAGATTGGGCACAATCAATTCATGATGCCATTATGCAAACGTTAAAGCAGCAGAATGAGCAGATTGAAATTATCGGCATCGGCATTGGAGCCCCTAACGGTAACTACTATAACGGCTGCATCGAAAATGCTGTCAACCTTAGCTGGAGCGGCAAGGTTGATGTAGTTGGTAAAATCAAGGAACTTTTTGGTAACAATAAGCTAGTAGTTCTCACCAACGACGCCAATGCAGCTGCCGTAGGCGAAATGGTTTACGGAGGTGCTAAAGGAATGAAAGATTTCATTGTTATTACCTTAGGAACTGGTCTAGGCAGTGGTGTCGTTGCTAACAATCAAATGATACTCGGTTGCGATGGTAATGCAGGAGAGCTTGGCCATGTTATTATCGAGAGAGGTGGTAGAAGTTGTGGTTGCGGTCGTAAAGGCTGCTTAGAAACCTATGTTTCGGCAACTGGCATCAAGCGAACTGTATTCGAACTACTTGCCAACGAGAATATTCCTAGCACGCTTCGCTCCTACTCCTTCAACGATCTTACCTCCGAGATGATATACAAGGCAGCAGTAGCAGGAGATGCAATTGCCCTTAAGGCATTCGACGAAACAGGCAAACGCCTTGGCTATGCATTGGCAGACTTTTCCGCCTTTTCGACGCCAGAAGCATTCTTCCTTTTTGGAGGCCTAGCAAAAGCTGGAGAACTTATCCTAGAACCAACCAAGCGCTACATGGAAGAAAGCACCTGCATTATATATAAGAACAAGATTAAAGTTCTACTTTCGGAACTTAACGATAAAAATGCTGCTGTGCTTGGGGCAGCAGCCCTTGCTTGGTCTGAATTAAGTTAA